Proteins found in one Geomonas subterranea genomic segment:
- a CDS encoding efflux RND transporter periplasmic adaptor subunit gives MNKSVKVAVPIILILVAAAVGGGYYLWHQKHQAPAGKEKAAQGQVLYTCAMHPFIIKDKPGTCPICGMQLIKKVEGTQASAEEQKMLGHVSLSPTQSVMANVATVPAEYAPLSKEINAVGIVQYDQSKQAKVTAWVAGRIDKLNVNTVGAFVSKGRPVAEIYSPDLVAAQQEYLLALRSREQFKKSSIDAISQGGEGLVASARQRLKLLGVKDEQIAGLEKAGHPNIKLPIYTPLSGVVIEKVVQEGQYVNMGDPLFNIADLSTVWVDVEVYENEFSFVKMGQRVEILSQSYPGKTFSGRVSFIYPFLDPKTRTVKVRVELGNPGLKLKPDMFVNASIKAPLGNALVVPSTAVMDTGKRQVVWVESQPGMFEPHDVQVGARVGDKVQILSGLKQGDKVAASGGYLIDSESQLAGGSGGGGHEGHAGAAAPGAAASPAAPGAPGQHQGHGAPAAPAAPKKGGGMDMGDMKM, from the coding sequence ATGAACAAAAGCGTCAAGGTTGCAGTTCCCATCATCCTGATTCTGGTAGCGGCGGCAGTCGGCGGAGGATACTACCTGTGGCACCAGAAGCACCAGGCGCCGGCCGGCAAGGAAAAGGCGGCCCAGGGGCAGGTGCTCTACACCTGCGCCATGCACCCTTTCATCATCAAGGACAAGCCGGGGACCTGCCCCATCTGCGGGATGCAGCTGATCAAGAAGGTGGAGGGGACCCAGGCGAGCGCCGAGGAGCAGAAGATGCTCGGGCACGTCTCGCTCTCGCCGACCCAGTCGGTCATGGCCAACGTCGCCACGGTGCCTGCCGAATACGCGCCCCTTTCCAAGGAGATCAACGCGGTCGGCATCGTGCAGTACGACCAGTCCAAGCAGGCCAAGGTGACCGCATGGGTGGCCGGGCGCATCGACAAGCTTAACGTGAACACGGTAGGCGCCTTCGTCTCCAAGGGACGGCCGGTGGCGGAGATCTACTCGCCCGACCTGGTCGCCGCGCAGCAGGAATACCTCCTGGCGCTGAGAAGCCGCGAGCAGTTCAAAAAATCGAGCATCGACGCCATCTCCCAGGGGGGCGAAGGGCTGGTGGCCTCGGCGCGCCAGAGGCTCAAGCTCCTGGGGGTGAAGGACGAGCAGATCGCCGGACTGGAAAAGGCGGGACACCCCAACATCAAGCTGCCCATCTACACGCCGCTTTCCGGCGTCGTGATCGAAAAAGTGGTCCAGGAAGGGCAGTACGTGAACATGGGCGATCCTCTCTTCAACATCGCCGACCTCTCCACCGTCTGGGTCGATGTCGAGGTGTACGAGAACGAGTTCAGCTTCGTGAAGATGGGACAGCGGGTGGAGATCCTGTCGCAGTCGTATCCGGGCAAGACTTTCTCCGGGCGCGTCTCCTTCATCTATCCCTTCCTCGATCCCAAGACCCGCACCGTGAAAGTGCGGGTGGAACTGGGGAACCCCGGTCTCAAGCTGAAGCCCGACATGTTCGTCAACGCCTCCATTAAGGCCCCCTTGGGGAACGCGCTGGTGGTGCCGTCCACCGCGGTGATGGACACCGGCAAGCGCCAGGTGGTGTGGGTGGAGTCACAGCCGGGCATGTTCGAGCCGCACGACGTGCAGGTGGGCGCCCGTGTGGGAGACAAGGTGCAGATCCTCTCCGGCCTGAAGCAGGGGGACAAGGTGGCGGCCTCCGGCGGCTACCTGATCGATTCCGAATCGCAGCTTGCCGGAGGCAGCGGTGGCGGCGGCCACGAAGGGCACGCAGGCGCAGCTGCTCCCGGCGCAGCCGCGTCGCCGGCGGCTCCCGGTGCGCCAGGTCAGCACCAGGGGCACGGCGCACCGGCCGCACCCGCCGCACCCAAGAAGGGTGGCGGCATGGATATGGGCGACATGAAGATGTAG
- a CDS encoding efflux RND transporter permease subunit, producing the protein MIEKIIEYSARNRVIVLMLFGLLIAWGVWAVYKTPVDAIPDLSDNQVIVFTDYPGRSPQVVEDQVTYPLAVNLQGLPQVRAVRASSAFGFSMIYVIFEDKADIYWARTRVLERLNYAASLLPPGVVPTLGPDGTGVGHVFWYTLEGKGYDLEQLRTLQDWFVRYQLNTVPGVAEVASIGGFVREYQVDLDPNRLFAYNIKVGQVAEAIKKSNNDVGGRLLEQADAEYLIRGRGYVKSTADLENIVVGADMRGTPIYVKNLGTVQLGGAIRRGMLDMNGQGEAVGGIVVMRYGENAKDVIDRVKEKIVSLEKGLPPGVKIMVSYDRSDLIERAIHTLKSSLIEESIVVSLVILVFLLHFQSALVIVLTLPIAVLISFITMKLMGVTSNIMSLGGIAIAIGVLVDAGVIMVENCYRHLSEMPSEERREKRLDVIITSAKQVGRAIFFSLAIIILSFVPVFLLEGQEGKMFHPLAFTKTFSMMGSAFIAITLVPVLMYYFMRGKMPPESANPVSTFFIKLYSPVIRWVLKWKKTTIALNLVALAIAIPMFMSIGSEFMPPLDEGSLLYMPVTLPNISINEAKRLIQVQDTVIKSVPEVEHVLGKVGRAETSTDPAPVSMFESIIILKPKDKWRPGVTKADIVSELDSKLQQIGVRNGWTQPIINRINMLSTGVRTDLGVKIFGADLNVLKDLAVQAEGILKTVPGAADVVAERVTGGNYIDIDIDREAAARYGVAVGDIQEVIATALGGEMLSTSVEGRNRFPIRLRYMREMRSDIPSIQRILVSGMEGAQIPLSLVTKLKVSTGAPEINSEGGLLRSIVFLNVRGRDMGGFVNEAKTVLEKQMKLPPGYYIAWSGQWENQVRAKARLQMLVPAGILIIFILLYFTFHSALEASMVMLSVPFALVGGVYLVKLLGYNMSVAVWVGFIALYGIAVETGVVMVIYLHEALDKKLLKGPVTEQDIYDATFEGAVLRLRPKLMTVAVALIGLVPIMWSSGTGADVMKPIAAPMIGGMISSAVHVLIMTPVIFVLMKKHDLKKGKLKYSGMKH; encoded by the coding sequence ATGATTGAAAAGATCATCGAATATTCCGCCCGCAACCGCGTCATAGTGCTGATGCTGTTCGGCTTGCTGATCGCCTGGGGCGTCTGGGCCGTCTACAAGACGCCGGTGGACGCCATACCCGATCTCTCCGACAACCAGGTCATCGTCTTCACCGACTACCCGGGGCGCTCGCCGCAGGTGGTGGAGGACCAGGTCACCTACCCGCTGGCGGTGAACCTGCAGGGGCTGCCGCAGGTGCGCGCCGTGCGTGCCTCCTCCGCCTTCGGCTTCTCGATGATCTACGTGATCTTCGAGGACAAGGCCGACATCTACTGGGCCAGGACCCGCGTCCTGGAGCGCCTGAACTACGCGGCCAGCCTGCTGCCGCCGGGCGTCGTCCCGACCCTGGGACCCGACGGCACCGGCGTCGGACACGTCTTCTGGTACACGCTCGAAGGGAAGGGGTACGACCTCGAGCAGCTCAGAACCCTGCAGGACTGGTTCGTGCGCTACCAGTTGAATACGGTGCCGGGCGTGGCCGAGGTGGCCTCCATCGGCGGCTTCGTGCGCGAGTACCAGGTCGACCTCGACCCCAACCGTCTCTTCGCCTACAACATCAAGGTGGGGCAGGTGGCCGAGGCAATCAAGAAATCCAACAACGACGTGGGTGGCAGGCTGTTGGAACAGGCCGATGCGGAGTACCTGATCCGTGGCCGCGGCTACGTCAAATCCACGGCGGACCTGGAAAACATCGTGGTCGGCGCCGACATGCGCGGCACGCCCATCTACGTGAAGAACCTGGGCACCGTGCAGCTTGGCGGCGCGATACGGCGCGGCATGCTGGACATGAACGGGCAGGGCGAAGCCGTGGGCGGCATCGTGGTCATGCGCTACGGCGAAAACGCCAAGGACGTCATCGACCGGGTCAAGGAGAAGATCGTCTCCCTGGAGAAGGGGCTTCCTCCCGGCGTGAAGATCATGGTCTCCTATGACCGAAGCGACCTGATCGAGCGCGCCATCCATACCCTGAAGTCCTCGCTCATCGAGGAATCAATCGTGGTGTCGCTGGTCATCCTCGTGTTCCTGCTCCATTTCCAGAGCGCGCTGGTCATCGTGCTGACCCTCCCCATCGCGGTGCTGATTTCCTTCATCACCATGAAGCTCATGGGGGTCACCTCGAACATCATGTCGCTGGGCGGGATCGCCATCGCCATCGGTGTCCTCGTGGATGCCGGCGTCATCATGGTGGAAAACTGCTACCGCCACCTCTCCGAGATGCCGTCCGAGGAGCGGCGCGAGAAGCGCCTGGATGTCATCATCACCTCTGCCAAACAGGTCGGCCGGGCCATCTTCTTCTCGCTGGCCATCATCATCCTCTCGTTCGTGCCGGTGTTCCTGCTCGAAGGGCAGGAAGGAAAGATGTTCCACCCGCTCGCCTTCACCAAGACCTTCTCCATGATGGGGTCGGCCTTCATCGCCATCACGCTGGTACCGGTGCTGATGTACTACTTTATGCGCGGCAAGATGCCGCCGGAGAGCGCGAACCCGGTATCTACCTTCTTCATCAAGCTTTATTCGCCGGTGATCCGGTGGGTGCTCAAGTGGAAGAAGACCACCATCGCGCTGAACCTGGTGGCGCTCGCCATCGCCATCCCCATGTTCATGAGCATCGGAAGCGAGTTCATGCCCCCCCTGGACGAGGGGTCGCTCCTGTACATGCCGGTGACACTCCCCAACATCTCCATCAACGAGGCGAAGCGCCTGATCCAGGTGCAGGATACGGTGATCAAGAGCGTCCCCGAGGTGGAGCACGTGCTCGGCAAAGTCGGGCGCGCCGAAACCTCCACGGACCCCGCGCCGGTCTCCATGTTCGAGAGCATCATTATCCTGAAACCCAAAGACAAGTGGCGCCCCGGCGTCACCAAGGCCGACATCGTTTCCGAACTCGATAGCAAACTGCAGCAGATCGGGGTCAGAAACGGCTGGACCCAGCCCATCATCAACCGTATCAACATGCTCTCCACCGGCGTGCGCACCGACCTGGGGGTCAAGATTTTCGGCGCTGACCTGAACGTGCTGAAGGACCTGGCGGTGCAGGCCGAGGGGATCCTGAAGACCGTGCCCGGTGCGGCCGACGTCGTCGCGGAAAGGGTGACCGGCGGCAACTACATCGACATCGATATCGACCGCGAGGCGGCGGCGCGTTACGGTGTCGCTGTGGGGGATATCCAGGAGGTGATCGCTACGGCCCTGGGGGGGGAGATGCTCTCCACCTCGGTGGAAGGGCGCAACCGCTTCCCGATCCGCCTGCGCTACATGCGCGAGATGCGCAGCGACATCCCGTCCATCCAGCGCATCCTGGTCTCAGGCATGGAAGGTGCCCAGATCCCGCTCTCGCTGGTGACCAAGCTTAAGGTCTCCACCGGTGCGCCCGAAATCAACAGTGAAGGGGGCCTCCTGCGCTCCATCGTCTTTCTTAACGTGCGCGGACGCGACATGGGCGGCTTCGTGAACGAGGCGAAGACCGTGCTGGAGAAGCAGATGAAGCTTCCTCCCGGGTATTACATCGCCTGGTCCGGCCAGTGGGAGAACCAGGTGCGCGCCAAGGCGCGGCTGCAGATGCTGGTTCCAGCCGGCATCCTGATCATCTTCATTCTGCTCTACTTCACGTTCCACTCCGCCCTCGAGGCGAGCATGGTCATGCTCTCGGTCCCGTTCGCGCTGGTGGGCGGGGTGTACCTGGTGAAGCTGCTCGGGTACAATATGTCGGTCGCCGTCTGGGTCGGCTTCATCGCCCTGTACGGCATCGCGGTCGAGACCGGGGTGGTCATGGTCATCTACCTGCACGAGGCGCTGGACAAAAAGCTCCTGAAGGGGCCGGTGACCGAGCAGGACATCTACGACGCCACCTTCGAGGGTGCGGTGTTGAGGCTCAGACCCAAACTGATGACCGTTGCGGTCGCGCTCATCGGCCTGGTGCCGATCATGTGGTCATCCGGCACCGGTGCGGACGTCATGAAGCCGATCGCGGCCCCCATGATCGGCGGGATGATCTCATCCGCGGTGCACGTACTGATCATGACCCCGGTGATCTTCGTGTTGATGAAGAAGCACGACCTGAAGAAAGGGAAACTGAAGTACTCGGGGATGAAGCATTAG
- a CDS encoding GerMN domain-containing protein, whose product MTQMNLARIVRGVFLLLVVVFAGCTSRQDTPPEAKGRVNATGAFVKYFGPVPPVDKGTCYGFVIYFPSAREPGKVLPFPFFSFDEASLKKVALGKLIAGMGDQKAYQGELAQPFPAGSRILDVSQTAGTVTVDFSKELNSVKPDPQVRQAVVNAVTLTLRQFNGVTTVVIKVEGAGSPLNKLVAKADESAVLPLAAPRLLGVTGMKEKGAANIEEIDAFFDRPVDIKELSLSGADGKKIEGDIFQSVFDMAGVLKAKTPLTLQAGAPIKVHWKITDKLGRSASGDADVALEIKEH is encoded by the coding sequence ATGACACAAATGAACCTCGCCCGGATCGTTCGGGGCGTATTCCTGCTTCTTGTCGTCGTGTTCGCAGGGTGCACTTCCCGTCAGGATACGCCCCCTGAAGCCAAGGGGAGGGTCAACGCAACCGGCGCTTTCGTGAAGTACTTCGGGCCTGTTCCGCCGGTGGACAAGGGTACCTGCTACGGCTTCGTAATCTATTTCCCCTCCGCCAGGGAACCCGGCAAGGTGTTGCCGTTCCCGTTCTTCAGTTTCGACGAGGCAAGCCTGAAGAAGGTGGCGCTGGGCAAGCTCATAGCAGGAATGGGTGACCAGAAGGCCTACCAGGGCGAATTGGCACAGCCGTTTCCGGCAGGGAGCCGCATCCTCGACGTCTCCCAAACCGCCGGCACGGTGACCGTCGACTTCAGCAAGGAACTCAATTCGGTTAAACCCGACCCGCAGGTGCGGCAGGCAGTGGTCAACGCGGTGACCTTGACCCTGCGCCAGTTCAACGGCGTGACTACGGTCGTCATCAAGGTCGAGGGGGCCGGGAGTCCCCTCAATAAACTGGTCGCCAAGGCCGATGAGAGTGCGGTGCTTCCTCTTGCCGCACCCCGGTTACTGGGTGTCACAGGCATGAAGGAGAAGGGCGCCGCCAATATTGAGGAAATCGACGCTTTCTTCGACCGGCCGGTCGACATCAAGGAACTGAGCCTTTCGGGTGCCGATGGGAAGAAAATAGAGGGGGATATCTTTCAATCGGTGTTCGATATGGCCGGAGTCCTCAAGGCCAAGACCCCTTTGACGCTGCAAGCGGGCGCGCCGATAAAGGTGCACTGGAAGATCACCGACAAGCTTGGACGGAGCGCCTCCGGTGACGCCGATGTTGCCCTGGAGATAAAGGAACACTGA
- a CDS encoding cytochrome c: MKTFILAAAAALLLVSAVAYAHQEQHHGDHQGAAQMAKLHKMMPGYAKARALIEKSLEQGDLKGAVTQTDYLLSTTADLKKSTPHKNVERIKEFQGIASDFEQDVNALAAAAKKGDLKGARGSFTSAAKRCNSCHAKFRT, encoded by the coding sequence ATGAAAACCTTTATACTAGCCGCAGCCGCAGCCCTGTTACTCGTTTCCGCGGTGGCGTACGCCCACCAGGAGCAGCATCATGGCGATCACCAGGGAGCCGCCCAAATGGCGAAGCTGCACAAGATGATGCCCGGGTATGCCAAGGCCAGAGCGCTGATTGAGAAGTCGCTGGAGCAGGGGGATTTGAAGGGTGCGGTCACGCAAACCGACTACCTTCTCTCCACTACGGCTGATCTGAAGAAGTCAACGCCCCACAAAAACGTTGAACGAATCAAAGAGTTCCAGGGTATCGCCAGCGATTTCGAGCAGGATGTCAACGCCCTTGCCGCTGCCGCAAAGAAAGGCGATCTGAAAGGGGCACGGGGGTCCTTCACCTCTGCCGCAAAGCGCTGCAATTCCTGCCATGCGAAGTTCCGTACCTGA
- a CDS encoding two-component system sensor histidine kinase NtrB — protein sequence MFRKAILLLGVAVTCCLLWFAVYDYREAGPISRENLSGLALSLTTAIEKLAANDPSLETLHSFHPPDVAYFALVDRRGVYRFHSNHDLVGTTVDARSQEIPLLTRSETRIALGTGERAYQFTSPVTVHGEPLALVLTLHTYRADAVTRRARLNMTIVLALVVVGWLLSLGLARYARRDERHREELARRESLAKLGEMGAVLAHEIRNPLAGIKGFAQVIAAKPQESRNAAFARSIVTEAVRLESLVNDLLAYAANEPETVADFPLADLFDHTASLLQPDAGAHGVTIEWRCPEDLSLRGNRDRIEQALLNLGHNAVQAMPDGGHLQLLAERSGKDAVITIRDNGSGIAQEHRQLVFEPFFTTKSRGTGLGLALCRKIVEANRGSITLHSREGEGTVVTLTLPCAS from the coding sequence ATGTTCAGGAAAGCGATCTTGCTCTTGGGCGTCGCCGTCACCTGCTGCCTGCTTTGGTTCGCCGTCTACGACTACCGCGAGGCCGGGCCCATTTCCAGGGAGAACCTGAGTGGGCTCGCACTCTCGCTCACCACGGCCATAGAAAAACTCGCTGCCAACGATCCCTCCCTGGAGACGCTGCACTCCTTCCATCCCCCGGACGTTGCCTATTTCGCCCTGGTCGACCGCCGGGGCGTCTACCGCTTCCACTCCAACCATGATCTCGTCGGCACCACTGTCGACGCCCGTTCTCAAGAGATCCCGCTGCTGACCAGGTCCGAGACCCGTATTGCCCTCGGTACCGGTGAGCGCGCCTATCAGTTCACGTCACCCGTGACGGTGCACGGGGAACCGCTGGCGCTGGTACTCACCCTGCATACCTATCGTGCCGACGCGGTGACCCGGCGCGCCAGGCTCAACATGACCATCGTACTCGCCCTGGTCGTGGTGGGATGGCTCTTGAGCCTCGGCCTGGCGCGGTATGCGCGGCGCGACGAGCGCCACCGGGAGGAACTGGCGCGTAGGGAGTCTCTTGCGAAACTGGGCGAAATGGGGGCGGTTCTTGCCCATGAGATACGCAACCCCCTGGCGGGGATCAAGGGTTTCGCCCAGGTCATCGCCGCGAAGCCCCAGGAGTCCCGTAACGCGGCGTTTGCCCGGAGCATCGTGACTGAGGCGGTGCGCCTGGAGAGCCTGGTTAACGATCTCCTGGCCTACGCGGCGAACGAGCCCGAGACGGTGGCGGATTTTCCCCTCGCGGACCTTTTCGACCATACCGCCTCTTTGCTCCAGCCGGATGCCGGTGCTCACGGCGTTACTATCGAGTGGCGCTGTCCAGAAGATTTGTCGCTCCGCGGCAACCGGGACAGGATCGAGCAGGCGCTGCTGAATCTCGGACACAACGCGGTTCAGGCCATGCCGGACGGGGGGCACCTGCAGCTGCTGGCGGAGCGGTCCGGCAAGGATGCCGTCATCACCATTCGGGACAATGGCAGCGGCATCGCGCAGGAACATCGCCAGCTTGTGTTCGAGCCGTTTTTCACCACCAAAAGCCGGGGGACCGGACTGGGGCTTGCCCTGTGCAGGAAGATCGTGGAAGCAAACCGTGGCAGCATCACGCTGCACAGCAGGGAAGGGGAGGGGACCGTGGTCACGCTGACTCTCCCCTGTGCCAGCTGA
- a CDS encoding sigma-54-dependent transcriptional regulator — protein MKGTVLVIEDDDTFRTFVQTILQDEGYQVEIAADGVKALRLLRQTAFDVVVSDLKLPGKSGLELFRETRPDPGAPPFIFLTAFGTVDEAVCAIKEGAVDFLTKPLQDPQALLTLVQRTIETQSRTREYLSLKESEAAGLPPEELLFAGDAMRAVRQLVYDVAATMANVLIFGESGTGKELVARTIHLMSQRSKGAFVAINCAAIPENLLESELFGHEKGAFTGAIQARQGKFELAKGGTIFLDEIGEMPLSLQAKLLRVIQERSFERVGGTREIKADVRIIAATNRNLREEVSQRRFREDLYYRLNVFPLQLPLLRERADAIPVLAEYFMQHFSSQLGKTLKGIEHDALAALRRYEWPGNVRELQNVMERAVILSKDLVRARTLPDEIVSTTRGGQLDSRERLKGAERDLITQAIAKHGGNRRLAAAELGISRRSLQYKLKEYGFLDEG, from the coding sequence ATGAAGGGAACAGTGCTGGTTATTGAGGATGACGACACCTTCCGCACCTTTGTGCAGACCATTTTGCAGGACGAGGGGTACCAGGTGGAAATCGCAGCCGATGGGGTGAAGGCGTTGCGCCTGTTGCGGCAGACCGCTTTCGACGTGGTGGTTTCCGACTTGAAACTCCCGGGGAAGAGCGGTCTCGAGCTGTTTCGTGAGACGCGCCCGGATCCCGGCGCCCCCCCCTTCATCTTCCTTACCGCCTTCGGCACCGTTGACGAGGCCGTCTGCGCCATCAAAGAGGGAGCAGTGGACTTTTTGACCAAACCGCTGCAGGACCCGCAGGCGTTGCTCACCCTGGTGCAGCGGACCATCGAGACACAAAGCCGGACCCGAGAATACCTCTCCCTCAAGGAGTCCGAGGCCGCCGGATTGCCGCCTGAGGAACTTCTTTTTGCCGGTGACGCCATGCGCGCCGTGCGGCAACTGGTTTATGACGTGGCCGCCACCATGGCGAACGTGCTGATCTTCGGTGAAAGCGGCACCGGTAAAGAACTGGTCGCCCGGACCATCCACCTGATGAGCCAGAGAAGCAAGGGCGCCTTTGTCGCCATAAACTGTGCCGCTATACCCGAGAACCTGCTGGAAAGCGAACTCTTCGGTCACGAGAAGGGTGCCTTTACCGGGGCGATCCAGGCGCGCCAGGGTAAGTTCGAGTTGGCCAAAGGGGGTACCATATTCCTGGACGAGATCGGCGAGATGCCGCTTTCCCTCCAGGCGAAACTGCTGCGTGTCATACAGGAACGGTCCTTCGAGAGGGTGGGAGGGACCCGTGAGATCAAGGCCGATGTCCGCATCATCGCCGCGACCAACCGGAACCTGCGTGAGGAGGTTTCCCAGCGCCGCTTCCGTGAAGACCTGTACTACCGCCTCAACGTCTTCCCGCTGCAACTCCCGCTGCTTCGGGAAAGGGCCGATGCCATACCTGTTTTGGCCGAATACTTCATGCAGCACTTCAGCTCTCAACTGGGCAAGACGCTCAAGGGGATTGAGCACGATGCCCTCGCCGCCCTGCGTCGCTATGAGTGGCCCGGCAACGTCCGCGAGTTGCAAAACGTGATGGAAAGAGCGGTGATCCTGTCCAAGGATCTGGTCCGGGCAAGGACGCTTCCCGATGAGATCGTGTCCACGACTCGGGGAGGGCAACTGGACAGCAGGGAGCGCCTGAAAGGTGCGGAACGCGACCTGATCACCCAGGCCATCGCCAAGCATGGCGGTAACCGCCGCCTCGCGGCAGCGGAGCTCGGTATCTCGCGGCGTTCTTTGCAGTACAAACTGAAAGAGTACGGCTTTCTCGATGAGGGGTGA
- a CDS encoding DNA-binding protein: MIMALLLNGLWLGDASAGFLGFGSDDKGKSGLDFNRGYDLNTVGSVSGRVVTAPHQVENEQYILEVHTASGTVNLSVGPGAYWQKKGIAVRVNDEISAKGARAQGLDGKDYLLTQKLVNKTTGAAVVLRSDSGEPVWPVKGAGAGMRAQDGRFGAGGSGGFMRGGGGMIGGGMMGGGMRR; the protein is encoded by the coding sequence ATGATCATGGCTTTGCTCCTGAACGGGCTGTGGCTCGGGGATGCTTCCGCCGGGTTTCTCGGTTTCGGCTCCGACGACAAGGGGAAAAGCGGTCTTGACTTCAACCGGGGGTACGACCTCAACACCGTGGGGAGCGTGTCCGGTCGTGTCGTCACCGCGCCTCACCAAGTCGAAAACGAGCAGTACATCTTGGAGGTTCACACGGCGTCCGGCACCGTGAACCTGAGTGTCGGGCCAGGCGCCTACTGGCAGAAAAAGGGAATCGCCGTTCGGGTCAACGACGAGATCAGCGCCAAAGGTGCCAGGGCGCAGGGGCTGGATGGCAAAGATTACCTGCTGACCCAGAAACTGGTGAACAAGACCACGGGAGCCGCCGTCGTACTGCGCAGCGACAGCGGCGAGCCGGTCTGGCCGGTTAAGGGAGCCGGGGCAGGTATGCGAGCGCAGGATGGCCGGTTCGGCGCTGGAGGCAGCGGCGGATTCATGCGTGGTGGCGGGGGCATGATTGGGGGCGGTATGATGGGCGGCGGCATGCGGCGCTAG
- a CDS encoding transporter: MIKKGICCNAVGGLLLAGSLLVPGWARAEGPALSATLGFEFASGDYGTGVTTRSIYLPVTVSVAATERLGFSLEIPYVYQSNSAVNTGVLLGSGGQMAGMQKETAAMSGQHGGSGSMSSAKPGSYSRSARGLGDVTAKAGYVLVPEGDIMPRIRPYLFVKFPTGDESRALGTGAFDQGGAVEFFKQVERWYSFVETGYTVQGHSPVLPLKDYFSFNAGTGYAITETLLPMVVLKTSTAPIEGASALVDTRIKLKYLVTGRTSIEGYLAKGWTRSSADYGSGLAVSYDF, translated from the coding sequence ATGATCAAGAAGGGTATCTGTTGCAACGCTGTCGGCGGTTTGCTACTGGCGGGATCTTTGCTGGTTCCGGGGTGGGCGCGGGCGGAAGGGCCTGCGCTTTCAGCGACCCTCGGTTTCGAGTTCGCGTCTGGTGATTACGGCACCGGCGTCACCACGCGGTCCATCTACCTTCCGGTTACCGTGTCGGTCGCTGCTACGGAACGGCTCGGCTTCTCCCTGGAAATACCGTATGTCTACCAGAGCAACTCTGCCGTCAATACCGGCGTCCTCTTAGGTTCTGGGGGGCAAATGGCAGGTATGCAGAAAGAAACGGCCGCGATGAGCGGCCAGCACGGCGGCAGTGGCTCCATGTCGTCTGCAAAACCAGGCAGCTACAGCCGCTCCGCGCGCGGCCTCGGCGACGTCACCGCCAAGGCCGGCTATGTACTGGTGCCGGAGGGGGATATCATGCCACGGATCCGTCCGTACCTCTTCGTGAAATTCCCCACTGGTGACGAGAGCAGGGCTCTGGGCACCGGGGCCTTTGACCAAGGAGGCGCCGTGGAGTTTTTCAAGCAGGTGGAGAGGTGGTACTCCTTCGTCGAAACGGGCTACACGGTCCAGGGGCATTCTCCGGTGCTTCCCTTGAAGGACTACTTCAGCTTCAATGCAGGAACCGGTTACGCGATAACGGAAACGCTGCTACCCATGGTGGTTCTGAAGACCTCCACCGCTCCTATCGAAGGAGCCAGCGCGCTGGTGGACACGCGCATCAAGCTGAAATACCTGGTTACCGGCCGCACCAGCATCGAAGGGTACCTTGCCAAAGGGTGGACCAGAAGCAGTGCCGATTACGGAAGCGGCCTCGCAGTTTCTTACGACTTTTGA